In Lachnospiraceae bacterium, the DNA window TCCGTTTAAGCCGCGCACATCATTGTAGGAATCCAGGCATGCCTTGATTTCTGGCCTATCTGCCTCAATGTAGAATGGCTTTGTAGCTGTTACATCCGTAATGGTTGCGCCGTACTGTTCGCCCAGCTTTGCCATCTTTGCCACCAGCTCATCCGGAGTGGTGTTGGTTGGATAACGGGAATCGAAGTTCTGTTTCATGACTCCGTCCTTCATGCGCATAAGGCCGCCAATAATGCTTAATGGCGGGAACTTGCCGTCGTCGCACTCAATTCCCAGACCATGGCCCTGATGATCCTCGCACAGCAGGCAAACCATCTTCAGATAGTCCTTCTCGCCCTCTGTTACCAGATCATTGTCTCTCAGATAATTTGCAATAACACCAATGGCGTTGATGGTGTTCTCTGCGTGGGATGCATGGCCGCCGATACCTGTGGAATCAATGCGTATACCCTCGGGAACTGCAGTCAGTGTAATGCGGTCAGCCGCCGGAAACTTTGCAATATCGCCCTTTACAATGGCATAAGCCTCGTCAGGAACCGCATTCTTAGCCATACCGCCCTTAAAGTCCAGAATAGCTCCATTCTCAAACTTTTTGCTGGTAATATTGCCGCCCAGATGTCCCTTCTCACCATTGCACAGAGGGAACTCGGAGTCTGGTGTAAACAGGAATACAGGCTCCTCATAGTGGTGAACGTAATATTCTACATCTGACATACCGCACTCTTCATCACAGCCGCACATCATGCGCAGTGTGTATGGAAGCTTTTCGCCCAGCTCCTTGAAGAATTTTGCCATATAAAGTGTGAGAATAAACGGCCCCTTGTTGTCGATTACGCCGCGGCCCATAAGATAACCGTTCTTCACGGTCATGTTATAGGGGTCTGTGTGCCAGCCGTTTCCTGCCGGTACAACGTCCAGATGGGCAATGGTTCCGATGTACTTCTCCTGCTCTCCGTCTAACTGGGCATAACCCATATAATTCTCGCAGTTTACAGTCTTATATCCCATACGGTCTGCAATTTTTAAAGCCTCCAAAAGTGCTCTCTTGATTTCCTTTCCGTAGGGAGCCCCCTCCTCTGCCGGCGCGTTTACGCTTGGAATGTCCACAACGGCCTTAATGTCCTTTATAATGCCATCCATATTCGCATCAATAAAGGCATCCGCTTTCTGTAAAAGTTCCTGCTCTGTCATCATTGTTCTCCTCCTGAAATACTTTTAAATTACAACAGTTCAAGTCTGTAAAGACCTGAACTGCCATATTCGTTTACTTGCTCTCCAGCTCTGCCATCTGCTGACGGTTTTCCTCTTCAATTCTTCTTCTGTCCGCCGCAATCTTCTTCCATGCGTAGAGAACCAGGGATACTGCAATGATTCCGTAGCACAGGAATACACGGAAATACTCACCTAACTGCGGGTCGCTGAACAGAACTTTGCCTGCAAGAGGTGTGATAAAGAACAGGATGTGGAACAGAATGGTTCCTGTAAATACCTGTCCCATCGTTGCTTTGTCAATGGACGCGCCGCCTACCAGAAGAGCTGCAACAGCGTAAGTACCTACCTGCTCATGGCTGTTGAAAGTCTGTACGTTACCAATGTTCTGTAAGAAGATAATCTGTCCCCAGGAAGCGATTACGGTAGAAAGCACCGTAGCCACAATACGGGTTTTGTCTACGTTGATGCCTGCTGCTGTAGCAACCTGCATATTCATACCGACGGTCTTAATATCCTGGCCCAGCTTTGTTTTTGTGATAAATACAATCAGCATACATACCAGCGCGATAAGAATTGCTGTCAGCACCGGAACCTGTACGATAAAGAATGCCTTCTGGACTGCCTTGGAGGTCTTCATAAGAATCTGAAGAATTGCCAGAAGCACCGTTGTGATCAGAAAGCCCTTTGCCGCAAACAGGGAGTTCTTAACATCCAGCTTCTTCTTTCCCATATTCCATGCAACCACAAGAACCGTCACAACTGCAAAAATTGCAAGCAGAATCGGAAGCAGCTTCACAAACATTACCTTCCATGCATTATCAATTGCATATTTGGTTGCAGCGTGGAAATCGATGGTGTTTCTAAGTCCTACATAAACGGTCTCGCCTGCTGCATTCTGGGAATTCAGCATGATTTCCGGGTTTACCATAGGAATCACGCTTCCTACCATGAAGATGAATATCAGGTCGTAGATACCAACTGCGAAGAAGCCCAGAATCATACCGGTAATCATTTCCTGTCCCTTTACCTTGTTAAACAGGATACCGGTGAGTGTTCCAAGGATGATTGCCAGAACCGTACCGATTAAAGTGGCAACTACGATTCCCGGAAGACCATCAATGCTCCAGTGGGTAATGAGAATCAGACCAATCTCACCGGCCATTGCTCCCAGTACAATACTGAAGTTCAGACCCATTCCGCACATAACCGGAAGAATCAGGGATACAATCAGAATCGCATTACGGCCTACACGGGAGATAGTCTCAGTAATTACATAGCCTGCCGTCTGACCGGATATTTTAATGCTCACAAGACAAAGCACTGTAAACAAAATGGGAACCATATTTCCCTGAAGGATTTCCAACACTTTATTGCGTTTCTTATTTTCCATGTTTACTTTCCTCCATTACTCTTAATCTTAGTCAACGCATACAGAATAATACCGTTCTGAACGATAATTCTCACAACCTCGGAGATACTTCCTGCATTGATCAGGGCATTTGCTACAGGTGTCGCCAGAGTTAAAAGGCTCTGGAACAGGACAACACCCAGCACCACGTTGAACACTGTCGCCTTCTTCGGTGTAGCTCCTCCGATTAAGATAGCCGCCATCGCCGGAAATGCCATCATTAAAGGTGCGGAATAGAACTGATAGAAACCATAGCTCTGGGAGTAAATGTTAATTCCGATTGCTGCAATAACGGTGGAAGCTACAATACCGATGGTGCGGATTTTGTTGTTGTTTATGCCCAGCATTCTGGAAAAGCCCGGATTGCCGCCGCTGCAACGCATAATAACGCCGGCCTTTGTTTTCATAAACAGCCACATTAAAAGACAGCCAACTGCAAAGGTAAGCAGAAGTCCAGTTGAAATGGACAAATCCTTCCAATTTGGATTATCCTGCAAAATTCCCATTTTTCTAAAGTCAATCTTTAAGAAGTTATCCAGTACCTTGTCATAGTTCTCTTCCAGTGTCATGGTTGTACGAAGTCCTACACCGGTGATTGGCCATACAATTTTCGGGTTGCTGTAGGGAAGTACCAGCCATGCGATGGACATCAGGGATACAATGGAAAATGCCATGTAGTTGCCGACGGTCATCTCGGAGCCTTTTACATTGTTCAAAAGAGCTGCGTACAGGAATCCGACAACAATAGCAACCGGTACCGATACAAGGCATGCCCCCCAGAAACCGCCCAGACCGCTCCAGTTAAACTGCACTGCAATGGAGCCGCCAAACAGTCCGCACAGGATTCCGATTGGGAGACCAAAGTTCAGACCTGCGCCGCACACGATGGAAATCATCATGGCTAACACCAGGAAACCGTTCATTCCCACGCGAACCAGACAGTCGGAGTAAATCATACCAGGGTTAATTCCCAGCGGAAATACTGATATCATAAGCAAAAGCAGAAATCCGATTACCACCAGGCGGGATATGCCGATGTAATCTGCCAGATTTTTTAACTTATTCATGCCTCTTTCGCCTCCTCTTTCGCATCTTCAATCTTAGATCCGCTCATCCGAAGACCGAACTTGTAGTCATCCTCATTGGAACGGAGAATACCGGCAATCTTTCCTTCTGTGACGATGGCAATACGGTTACACACGGAACGGAGCTCTGCCAGCTCACTGGAGGTGATAATAACCGTAACGCCCTTCTCCTTGTTTAACTTTAACAGAGAGTCCAGAATCATCTTCTTGGCACCGATATCAATGCCTCGTGTAGGCTCTGATACAAACAGGATATCCGGTTCCAAAGTCAGCGCTCTTGCAATACATACCTTCTGCTGGTTTCCGCCTGACAGGCTTCTTACCGGCTGCGTATATCCTGTACAGCGGATATCCAGCTCCTTAATCATCTGCTTTGCGTACTCTACCGCACTCTTCTTGTCGTAGAATGGGATACCGCATTTCTTTACCACAAAACGATTCTTTGTCTTTAATGCTGCAATGGAAATGTTTAATTCAATGGACTCGTCAAGCATCAGTCCCACACCCCGGCGATCCTCTGATACGAAAGCAACTCCGTCATTTAAGGTTTCGCTGGTCTTTGTTACGTCAATCTCTTTTCCTCGGATTTTAACGGTACCTCTGGATGGGTACAGACCCATGATTCCGTTTGCGATACTGATTTTTCCGTGTCCGGCCAAACCTCCGATACCGAAGATTTCGCCCTTCTTTATCTGCAGTGAAATATCTCTGGCCACTTCACCGGGCATGCTGACTCTGAAGTGCTCAAGCTCCAGACATACTTCCTGATTTTCATTCTCTTTTTCATCCGTAATGTCACGGTTCAGAATTTCAACCTTACGTCCTACCATCAGCTCGGACATTTTAATGGTGCTGAGCTCATCGGTATCATAATCGCCCACCATCTCACCGTCTCGCAATACGAAGGTGTGATGTGTATAGCGCTTTATCTCATCCAGCTTGTGGCTGATAAAGATAAAGGCGATTCCCCTCTCTGAAACTTCCTTCACGCACTCCAGGAACTGCTCCGCCTCTTTCTCTGTCAGAACGGCTGTCGGCTCGTCCAGAACGATTAACTTAATATTTTTCTTATCCAGCTCACGGGCAATCTCGACAAACTGCTTGTAGCCCACAGGAAGACTTCCCACACGGGTTTTCTCGCTTAACTCGATTCCCAGAGAATCCAGAGTTGCTCTTGATTCCTTGTGCATAGATGCGCGGTCCACCAGATTCAGGCGTTTTCCAAAAATCATACTCAGTGGGTTTTTCTTCACATTCTCGCGGTTTAACTTGATATTCTCCGCTACATCATAACCATCAATCAGCATGAATTCCTGGTGCACCATGCCAATGCCGTATTGCATCGCCTCAATGGGAGATTTGATGTTTACTTTTTCTCCATCAATTAATACCTCTCCTTTAAAACCTCCGGTCTGGTGAATGGCCGGCATTCCGAACAGTACATTCATGATGGTGGATTTTCCGGCTCCGTTCTCTCCGATAAGAGCAACGATTTCTCCCGGTTTTACTTTAATGCTCACATCCTTTAATACTTTGTTTCCAAAGAAATCTTTTTCGATGTGATTCATTTCCAATACATACTTGCTGCTCAATCTTTTCTCCTTTCCAGTGTCCCTCATACAGGCACCCGGTGTATTTATTAATGAGGTACCACATTTCTCCCCCGTAAAAAAGAGAGGGATGCGAACGACTTGCACCCCATCCTTTTTGAAAGCATTAGGGAAGTTGTATTCCCTCGTTATTTAGATTGATTTAAACGATTCCATTAGAATCTCTCGTAAGAACACATAATGAAGAAACCATTGTCATAAGTAGTTCCGCCATCTACGATGTTCTCTACGTCTACATCTGCACCAGCTGCCTCGCCAAGAACTGTCTTAAATACATCTGCATCCAGCTTCTCGCCGTTGGTCTTGCCCTCGCAGAATGCTTCTGCATATGCGTAGCTACCGGTCATAAACAGTGTCATAATAGGAGCAGTCCATGTACCCATATGTCCGGTCATGTCAACAGATGCCAGCTTCTCTTTAATAGCGTTCATCATATACTCTGTATCATACAGCTTGTCATCCGGAACCTCAATACCCAGTGCAGATGGGAAACCTACGAATGGGGATGGGTCAGAAGGATATGTAAAGTAGGACTTTGTATCAACAACACACTTGATCATTGGCTCCTGCTGAGCAGTGTTTGTACCAAAGAAAGCGGTCTCGACACCGTACTTGTCAACGGAACGCGGAACATCCTCAAGAACGAACTGCTGTGTACCGGAAACACCTGCATCGGACACCGGGTCAGGAGTTGTGGTCTCAACCAGTGTAAGACCAAGCTCTGCACAACGATCCTTCATATTCTGAAGACGGTCAGCGGTTGGCTGCCATGCCAGGTGACGTGGGAAGGAATAGTGAACGAATGTCTTAGCACCCATATCGCTTAACTCATCTACCATCTGGATTCCCATCTCCGGAACGTTGGTGTGATAGAAGATATCACAGTTTGCAGCAGTAGTAGCTGCATCATCCTGGTAACCAGCTGCGATTAACAGAATGTCAGGACGTACTTCACGAATCTTCTGGCAGGCAGCTGCAGTTCCCTGTACAGCCTGGCTGAAGACGATTGCCTTAACGTCTGGGTCAGAAGCAAGGCTCAGTGCTGTGGAGATGGTTGTCTCCTGCTCGGTAGCAAACTTATCTGGGAATGTAGCCAGAACAATCTTGCCTGGATGCTGCTTCTCCAGCATCTCTGCTGCACGGTAGCTCTCCTCACCCTGAGTTACTGTCCCTGTCATAATACCAATCTTGTAGTCACCAGCTGCTGCGGTAGTTTCTTCTGCTTTGGACTCTCCGGCTGCTGCTGCGGTAGTCTCAGCTGCTGCTGGAGCTGCTGTGGTCTCAGCTGGTTTGGAGCCGCCGCATGCGCAAAGGCTTGCTGTCATAGATGCTGCCAATGCTACTGCTAAAAATTTCTTTTTCATCTTTTTTCCTCCTTTTTTCTTTCGCCTCACTCGCGCTTGGCTGGCCTTTCGACCTTTATACATAATCTTCGCGTTCCGACCCCTGCTTTCAAAAAGCCTGACCGTTCTAAATATGTCTGATGTCTTATGTATATAAACTAACATTTTTTATATTTATTGTCAATACTATTGCAATATTTTCCAATTTTTGTGATTTTTATACAAGGTTTATCGTCGTTTTGCCAACTTGGCGCTAATGTCCCCGTCTTTAGGATTTAGCACTATTACTTTTGGGAGTAATAAAATCCCCCTTTTATTATAAACCGGCATATTTGCTGGTTATTTTGTTGCTAAAAATATTTGACAAAGTTTGTTTTTATCCTTTACATATATAGTGCTATAGTGTTATAATGGAGAAGGGTGATTTATATGTCTTATTTCTTAAAGAAAACAAACAATAAAAAGGGTACTTATTTACAGATCTACGAAAGTTATTATGATCCTACTCGAAAATGCGGTGCTCATCGTTCTTACAAACCTCTGGGGTATGTACACGAACTTCAGGCTACCGGCATCGAGGATCCGATTGCTGTTTTTACCAAAGAGGTCCAGAAACTTAATCAGAAATGCAAACAGAAAAAACAGGCAGAAAAAGAACAACAGATCTCCGATGTGTCTCCCGAAAAACATCTGGGGTATTTTCCTTTAAAAAATATCAATGACTCTCTCGGCTGTAAGCGGTTTATTGATCTCATGCAGACGGCAACTAATTTCAGATTTAACATTTTTGATATGATGTCTGCTTTAATTTATGCAAGAACAGTCCAGCCCTGTTCGAAATCAAAAACTTATGATGAGGTTATCCCAAATCTCTTTGAAAACCACGATTTTTCACTGGACCAGCTGTATTCCGGTCTGGAGTACATTGGCTCCGAATACGAAAAGGTGATCGAGATCTATAACCACCAGATCAATCAGACATATCCGCTTGATACGGCCCACACATACTTTGATTGTACAAACTTTTACTTTGAGATTGATAAAGAAGATGATTTCCGCCTGAAAGGCCCCTCAAAAGAAAACCGCAGGGAACCGATCATCGGTATGGGCCTGCTCCTGGATGCCAACCAGATCCCTATCGGTATGAAAATGTATCCTGGGAATGAAAGTGAAAAACCCGTTATACGTAACATCATTGATGATCTTAAAAAACGCAGTCACATATCCGGCAGAACGATCCAGATCGCGGATAAGGGACTTAACTGCTTTAATAACATCGCACACGCATTGAAAGCTGGCGATGGATACATCTTCTCCAAATCTGTAAAAACTCTTCCTGAGACGGAAAAAACATGGGTCCTGCTTGAAAATGACTATGCAGACGTTATGAACAAAAGAGGAGAGATACTGTACCGTATCAAGGAATGCGTAGATGATTTTTCTTATTCCTGCACAGATACCGCTGGACATAAAAAAACAGTAAAACTTACAGAAAAACGGATCGTAACATTCAATCCAAAACTTGCCGCAAAACAGAAATATGAAATAAACCGGCAGGTCGAGAAAGCAAAGAAGCTCAAAGCCAGTCAGGCAAAAAGATCCGAATATGGCGATAGTTCTAAATATGTTTCTTTTATTCCCACTAATAAAAAGGGAGAAGAAACAGAGGGTGCTGTAAAAGTTGAAATAAACGAAAAATCCATTGAGAATGCCCGCAAATTTGCAGGTTATAACATGATCGTTACTTCAGAGATCCACATGGCTGCGTCCAAGGTGTATGCTGCCTACCATAATCTCTGGCGCATTGAAGAATCTTTCCGTGTCATGAAATCCCAGCTTGATGCAAGACCTGTATATTTACAAAAACAGGAAACGATCACCGGACATTTCCTCATTTGTTACCTTGCGGTACTGCTGACCAGGATCTTACAGATACACATCTTAAAAAACCAGTATGGTACCGAAGAGATATTTGATTTCATACGTGACTTCAGAGTTGCAAAAATATCTGACCGAAAATATATAAACTTATCACGGAATTCTTCTTTTATAAAGTTTTTTTCCGATCATACCGGACTTCCATTAACCTCTTATTTTATGGGTAATACCGATATTAAAAAAGTGCTGAGCCATAGATTTTAGTCCATGGCTTAGCACTATTTCTTCAGTTCAACTCCGAAAGACAGGTTCTAAATATGTCTGATGTCTTATGTATATAAACTAACATTTTTTATATTTATTGTCAATACTATTGCAATATTTTCCAATTTTTGTGATTTTTATACAAGGTTTATCGTCGTTTTGCCAACTTGGCGCTAATGTCCAGCATGTTGCGCCGGTTGTCCTCCAGATGATGCAGCATCGCTTGGGCTGCAGATTGTCCGTCACCTGCGCACACAGCCTCCAGAATATCCCTGTGACTGTCAATGGTCTGCTTAAGGAGACCTTTTCTGGTAATGTCGATAAAAAATGGAACCGCCTGAGTAAAAATAGGCACCAGGGCATGAACCACGCTGTTTCCTGTACACTGGGCAAGGACAGTATGAAACCGGATATCCCACTGGGCATAATCCTTTCCCTGTAAAATCAGCTCTTCCACCTTAAGGCAGGCTTCCCTTAGCTGCTCCAAATCTTCTCTTGTGGCCCGTTCCGCCGCCAGCGCCGCCATGTCCGGTTCTATCATAATACGGATTTCACATAAATCAAGGCCCAGCTTCAGCTTATCCTGAACAAAACGAAACCCCAGCGGATCGTCCATAACCCCCGTCTGCTCTCTCACGAAGGTGCCGCTGCCTCTCCGCACCTCGATAATATTCTGGCTTACCAGAAGCTTAATTGCCTCACGCACCGTACTGCGCCCCACATTCAGGTACTGAAGCAATTCCAGCTCCGTCGGAAGGCGGTCGCCCGGCTTCAAAGCATTCTCCACAATCATATCAATAATTTTGTCTGCGGCCCGCTCCGGCAGAGTCTTTTCTTCTGAGTTTAACGCAGTCAGCATTTTTATATTTCCTTCCCCATTAAATAATCTTAATGCCATCGTCAGGCGGCATATCTGCTTATTATGAGTATTCTAACACAAATTAGATAATTTTGACAATTTATTTTTGTTTTTTCCACTGTTTTCCTGTTGTTTTGTGGATAAGATTTACTTTCCGCAGCATTTCTGTTAAAATCGTAATGTCGTAATAGATACTCCAACAGATTTGGAAGGTGAAAAAATGAAGATTGTAATTATCGACGGTCAAGGAGGCCGGATGGGCAAGGCAGTCATTGAACAGCTCAAAAAAAGGTGTCCTTCTCTTGAGACCTACGCCATCGGCACAAACAGCACCGCTACTGCCGCCATGATGAAGGCCGGCGCCTCTTACGGCGCCACCGGTGAAAATCCCGCCATTGTCAATTCCAGGGATGCTGACATCATTATCGGCCCCATGGGTATTGTCATTGCAAATTCCCTGTTGGGTGAAATCACTCCGGCTATGTCTGTGGCCATCGGTTCCAGCAGTGCCTATAAAATTTTTATTCCCGTAAACCGCTGCAACCACATGATTGTGGGCTGCAAGGATACAACGCTGACCGAGTACATCAATCTGGTCTGTGATGAGGTAGAGAGGAGAATGGCCGAATATGAGAACCGTAGAATTTAAGATGGAACGCCAGGGCCTTGTAAATGTGGGCGATAAGGTAAAAATCATTGAGCGGGAAGGAACCAGCAGCTACAGCTATATTATTGACCCCGCGGTGGCCATGTCAGGCTGCTTTGCCGCCAGAGACCGCATCCGCTCCGAGTACGGCATCGTAAAAGATATCCGGGAAAATTCCAGAGGCTTTTATGTTGTGGTGGATTTTGATGAGGAAGAGCGGTAATTTGCTATAATAAAAAACGGAGCCTGATTCTTGTGATTTCAGGCTCCGCTTTTAATGGTTATCCCAGAGGAATAATCTGTATCTCATCCGCTTCAGTTGTCCCGGCAGGCGCTTTTGAAGGCGCTGCGGTCTCCACCTCCGGCTCTGACTGCGTCGGTGCCAGAGGGCGCACTACAGCGTCTGTCTCCGCCTGTATTGTCTCCTTAACCGAAGATGTTTCCCTTGGTATAGCTTCTCCTTCTATCGGCTTCACCACAACAGTCCCCCCTTCCGTTTCTGCTTCGGAGGTTTTTTCCTCTTTTTCGTAGGTCGTAAGAGGCGTCAGATGGGACGCATCCAGGCTGACTGCCTTGCTCCACAGCGCTCCCTTTATCTCCCCGCCGCCATTCCACAGGCAGTCACTCCACATACAAATAAGGCCGCTTCCCTTTGCCGCCACAATCTGCATCATGTCGTTTCCTGTGGTGGTTCTTCCGCTTCTGGCGCCGAAATCATTGATAACAGATAATGCTCCATCCCTTCCGATGAGAATCGCCTGTCCATAGGCGTTTTTCCAGGGTGTCGGATGGTACTCTCCGTATATTTTTCCTTCATTTTCAAAATAATACATCTGGCTGACGGTTCCCGCGAATCGCTGGCTGACTTCCATCTTATCGCCCCCACTCAGATTCGCCCGGTATATCTGACTGTACCAGTTTCCATTGTCATCTCTGTCCACATAAGCGCAGAAATAAATGGAGTTATCCACAATACAGAAGCTTTGTACACCGTATAACTCTTTTACCAGGGTCTTTTCCCCGGAATCCGATTTTGCATAAATATGGCGGCTGGTTCCGCTTCCCTTTGTATCGTAGATAACATCGTCCTTCGTGACCGAACCGTGCCTTACCGACGTAATACGGCCCGTACGGTCAACCTGGTAAACCCGGTCCTCAATGGACACCGTATTTTCCTTCTCCGATGTAACCGGATTTCCGAGAATGTCCGTCAGGTAACATACCAAGTCTCTTCCAGTAAAGAACGATGCCTACAACGATTGCGATAAAGGAAGCAATGTATACAGGCTGCTTTAAAATGTTCAGAATTACAAACAGTACGATAGAAGGAAGAATTGCTACGATTAAAGGCATTTCCTCAAATGGCACATTAGGATCGATGAACTGAACCTTGCAGATTTCCTTACCGGTATCCATAAAGTGCTCATCTCTCTTTGCAATTCTCTTTAACTCCCAGGTAAAGTAAATCTGGCCGCCGATGATTGCAAGTATACATGCCAGAATACCGAGAACCGGGCCTGCCATAGCGGTTGTTCCTAAAACCTTGGATGCAATGGCGTTGTTTACAGATGGTGAACCGGGTGCCATGGTAAGAGCCATAGCTGCCACGCCCAGTCCGCTGACCGGATACATTCTCCACGGCACATCCATTTCCTGGAACAGCTCTTTTGCGATAGCGATTACAGTGAAGAAGATAACAAATACGCTGATGCCGCCGTAGCTCAGTACGAAAGACAGTGCAGGTACGCACCAGATAGCTGCCAGCTTCTCATGGCCTTTAAAATGCTTTGCAAGACGTGCCATTTTAAGACCGATAGAACGGGCCGCGCCGCTGTCTGCCATCAGGCAGCCGAATACAGCACCGGTGCACAGTGTCAGGAAGTAGTTGGTAAAGAATCCGCCTACGCCTCCCA includes these proteins:
- a CDS encoding FadR family transcriptional regulator produces the protein MALRLFNGEGNIKMLTALNSEEKTLPERAADKIIDMIVENALKPGDRLPTELELLQYLNVGRSTVREAIKLLVSQNIIEVRRGSGTFVREQTGVMDDPLGFRFVQDKLKLGLDLCEIRIMIEPDMAALAAERATREDLEQLREACLKVEELILQGKDYAQWDIRFHTVLAQCTGNSVVHALVPIFTQAVPFFIDITRKGLLKQTIDSHRDILEAVCAGDGQSAAQAMLHHLEDNRRNMLDISAKLAKRR
- a CDS encoding ABC transporter; the protein is MNKLKNLADYIGISRLVVIGFLLLLMISVFPLGINPGMIYSDCLVRVGMNGFLVLAMMISIVCGAGLNFGLPIGILCGLFGGSIAVQFNWSGLGGFWGACLVSVPVAIVVGFLYAALLNNVKGSEMTVGNYMAFSIVSLMSIAWLVLPYSNPKIVWPITGVGLRTTMTLEENYDKVLDNFLKIDFRKMGILQDNPNWKDLSISTGLLLTFAVGCLLMWLFMKTKAGVIMRCSGGNPGFSRMLGINNNKIRTIGIVASTVIAAIGINIYSQSYGFYQFYSAPLMMAFPAMAAILIGGATPKKATVFNVVLGVVLFQSLLTLATPVANALINAGSISEVVRIIVQNGIILYALTKIKSNGGK
- a CDS encoding sugar ABC transporter ATP-binding protein, with product MSSKYVLEMNHIEKDFFGNKVLKDVSIKVKPGEIVALIGENGAGKSTIMNVLFGMPAIHQTGGFKGEVLIDGEKVNIKSPIEAMQYGIGMVHQEFMLIDGYDVAENIKLNRENVKKNPLSMIFGKRLNLVDRASMHKESRATLDSLGIELSEKTRVGSLPVGYKQFVEIARELDKKNIKLIVLDEPTAVLTEKEAEQFLECVKEVSERGIAFIFISHKLDEIKRYTHHTFVLRDGEMVGDYDTDELSTIKMSELMVGRKVEILNRDITDEKENENQEVCLELEHFRVSMPGEVARDISLQIKKGEIFGIGGLAGHGKISIANGIMGLYPSRGTVKIRGKEIDVTKTSETLNDGVAFVSEDRRGVGLMLDESIELNISIAALKTKNRFVVKKCGIPFYDKKSAVEYAKQMIKELDIRCTGYTQPVRSLSGGNQQKVCIARALTLEPDILFVSEPTRGIDIGAKKMILDSLLKLNKEKGVTVIITSSELAELRSVCNRIAIVTEGKIAGILRSNEDDYKFGLRMSGSKIEDAKEEAKEA
- a CDS encoding DUF3842 family protein gives rise to the protein MKIVIIDGQGGRMGKAVIEQLKKRCPSLETYAIGTNSTATAAMMKAGASYGATGENPAIVNSRDADIIIGPMGIVIANSLLGEITPAMSVAIGSSSAYKIFIPVNRCNHMIVGCKDTTLTEYINLVCDEVERRMAEYENRRI
- a CDS encoding DUF3798 domain-containing protein; the protein is MKKKFLAVALAASMTASLCACGGSKPAETTAAPAAAETTAAAAGESKAEETTAAAGDYKIGIMTGTVTQGEESYRAAEMLEKQHPGKIVLATFPDKFATEQETTISTALSLASDPDVKAIVFSQAVQGTAAACQKIREVRPDILLIAAGYQDDAATTAANCDIFYHTNVPEMGIQMVDELSDMGAKTFVHYSFPRHLAWQPTADRLQNMKDRCAELGLTLVETTTPDPVSDAGVSGTQQFVLEDVPRSVDKYGVETAFFGTNTAQQEPMIKCVVDTKSYFTYPSDPSPFVGFPSALGIEVPDDKLYDTEYMMNAIKEKLASVDMTGHMGTWTAPIMTLFMTGSYAYAEAFCEGKTNGEKLDADVFKTVLGEAAGADVDVENIVDGGTTYDNGFFIMCSYERF
- a CDS encoding ABC transporter permease yields the protein MENKKRNKVLEILQGNMVPILFTVLCLVSIKISGQTAGYVITETISRVGRNAILIVSLILPVMCGMGLNFSIVLGAMAGEIGLILITHWSIDGLPGIVVATLIGTVLAIILGTLTGILFNKVKGQEMITGMILGFFAVGIYDLIFIFMVGSVIPMVNPEIMLNSQNAAGETVYVGLRNTIDFHAATKYAIDNAWKVMFVKLLPILLAIFAVVTVLVVAWNMGKKKLDVKNSLFAAKGFLITTVLLAILQILMKTSKAVQKAFFIVQVPVLTAILIALVCMLIVFITKTKLGQDIKTVGMNMQVATAAGINVDKTRIVATVLSTVIASWGQIIFLQNIGNVQTFNSHEQVGTYAVAALLVGGASIDKATMGQVFTGTILFHILFFITPLAGKVLFSDPQLGEYFRVFLCYGIIAVSLVLYAWKKIAADRRRIEEENRQQMAELESK
- a CDS encoding IS1634 family transposase → MSYFLKKTNNKKGTYLQIYESYYDPTRKCGAHRSYKPLGYVHELQATGIEDPIAVFTKEVQKLNQKCKQKKQAEKEQQISDVSPEKHLGYFPLKNINDSLGCKRFIDLMQTATNFRFNIFDMMSALIYARTVQPCSKSKTYDEVIPNLFENHDFSLDQLYSGLEYIGSEYEKVIEIYNHQINQTYPLDTAHTYFDCTNFYFEIDKEDDFRLKGPSKENRREPIIGMGLLLDANQIPIGMKMYPGNESEKPVIRNIIDDLKKRSHISGRTIQIADKGLNCFNNIAHALKAGDGYIFSKSVKTLPETEKTWVLLENDYADVMNKRGEILYRIKECVDDFSYSCTDTAGHKKTVKLTEKRIVTFNPKLAAKQKYEINRQVEKAKKLKASQAKRSEYGDSSKYVSFIPTNKKGEETEGAVKVEINEKSIENARKFAGYNMIVTSEIHMAASKVYAAYHNLWRIEESFRVMKSQLDARPVYLQKQETITGHFLICYLAVLLTRILQIHILKNQYGTEEIFDFIRDFRVAKISDRKYINLSRNSSFIKFFSDHTGLPLTSYFMGNTDIKKVLSHRF
- a CDS encoding Sapep family Mn(2+)-dependent dipeptidase, whose translation is MMTEQELLQKADAFIDANMDGIIKDIKAVVDIPSVNAPAEEGAPYGKEIKRALLEALKIADRMGYKTVNCENYMGYAQLDGEQEKYIGTIAHLDVVPAGNGWHTDPYNMTVKNGYLMGRGVIDNKGPFILTLYMAKFFKELGEKLPYTLRMMCGCDEECGMSDVEYYVHHYEEPVFLFTPDSEFPLCNGEKGHLGGNITSKKFENGAILDFKGGMAKNAVPDEAYAIVKGDIAKFPAADRITLTAVPEGIRIDSTGIGGHASHAENTINAIGVIANYLRDNDLVTEGEKDYLKMVCLLCEDHQGHGLGIECDDGKFPPLSIIGGLMRMKDGVMKQNFDSRYPTNTTPDELVAKMAKLGEQYGATITDVTATKPFYIEADRPEIKACLDSYNDVRGLNGKPFTMGGGTYARHFKNAISFGTEIPAEPLPDFVGKIHTADEGIGIERLKMSLKVYILALHRLMQIEF